One stretch of Rosistilla oblonga DNA includes these proteins:
- a CDS encoding UxaA family hydrolase — MNKVSFVQLSPSDNVVVAISELAPGHILEVGGESVATINRIPAGHKVAVRSIQQGEAVYKFGSQIGSATADVAAGEHVHSHNLQHKHDVITEVPSTDPPAAPAKLERTFEGYVRPSGRVGTRNYIAVISTVNCSASVSQFVARRFEGDALDEYPNVDGVFAVTHETGCGMGYATLRHEMLSRVLVGAARHPNVAACVLIGLGCEQGSMGYLFEKHGIVPLHAPDGEKLTRDKGDAIPVLTMQDEGGTRKTIERAVEIVKDLLPVVNANRRETVSASELSVGLECGGSDGYSGITANPAVGCAADRIVASGGTAMLAETSEIYGAEHLLVQRSRSPEVALALIERIEWWKEYVGMFGLELDNNPSVGNKAGGLTTIAEKSLGAVAKAGSTALEAVYQYAEQVHQKGLVVMDTPGFDPASVTGMVAGGANMILFTTGRGSCFGCKPTPSIKIATNTAMYDRMIEDMDLNAGTVVEGSTVDQVGEEIYNKILAVASGEKTKSELAGIGDYEFIPWTVGPTL; from the coding sequence ATGAACAAAGTATCTTTCGTACAACTCAGCCCCAGCGACAATGTCGTCGTTGCGATTTCGGAACTTGCCCCTGGCCACATCCTCGAAGTGGGGGGCGAATCGGTTGCAACGATTAACCGGATTCCGGCGGGGCACAAAGTTGCCGTCCGCTCGATCCAGCAGGGCGAAGCTGTCTACAAGTTTGGTTCGCAGATCGGGAGTGCGACGGCCGACGTCGCCGCCGGCGAGCACGTTCATTCGCACAACTTGCAGCACAAGCACGATGTGATCACCGAGGTGCCGTCGACCGATCCCCCCGCCGCTCCGGCGAAGTTGGAGCGGACGTTCGAGGGTTACGTCCGTCCCTCGGGACGCGTCGGCACGCGGAACTACATCGCGGTGATCTCGACAGTCAACTGTTCCGCTTCGGTCTCGCAGTTTGTCGCTCGGCGTTTCGAAGGAGACGCGTTGGACGAATATCCAAACGTCGACGGCGTCTTTGCGGTCACGCACGAGACGGGGTGTGGAATGGGCTACGCCACGCTTCGTCACGAGATGCTCAGCCGAGTGTTGGTCGGTGCGGCGCGGCATCCCAACGTCGCCGCCTGTGTCTTGATCGGACTCGGTTGCGAACAGGGATCGATGGGCTATCTGTTCGAAAAGCATGGCATCGTTCCGCTGCACGCTCCCGACGGCGAAAAGCTGACGCGCGATAAAGGCGATGCGATCCCTGTGCTGACGATGCAGGATGAAGGTGGCACGCGAAAGACGATCGAACGCGCTGTCGAGATCGTCAAGGATCTGTTGCCCGTCGTGAACGCCAACCGCCGCGAAACAGTTTCGGCAAGCGAGTTGAGTGTCGGTCTAGAGTGTGGTGGTTCGGATGGTTATTCGGGGATCACCGCCAATCCGGCCGTTGGATGCGCCGCCGACCGGATTGTTGCCAGCGGCGGAACGGCAATGCTGGCTGAGACCAGCGAGATCTATGGTGCCGAGCACTTGTTGGTGCAGCGGTCGCGCAGTCCCGAAGTTGCGTTGGCGTTGATCGAACGGATCGAATGGTGGAAAGAATACGTCGGCATGTTCGGTCTGGAATTGGATAACAATCCATCGGTCGGCAACAAGGCGGGCGGGCTGACGACGATCGCGGAGAAGTCGTTGGGAGCGGTCGCCAAAGCGGGCTCGACGGCGCTCGAAGCTGTCTATCAATACGCCGAACAGGTTCACCAAAAGGGCTTGGTCGTGATGGACACTCCCGGTTTCGATCCGGCCAGCGTGACCGGGATGGTCGCCGGCGGAGCGAACATGATCCTGTTCACCACTGGCCGCGGCAGCTGTTTCGGTTGCAAGCCGACGCCCTCGATCAAGATCGCTACCAATACCGCGATGTACGACCGGATGATTGAAGATATGGATCTCAATGCCGGCACCGTCGTCGAAGGTTCGACTGTCGATCAGGTCGGGGAAGAGATCTACAACAAGATCCTGGCGGTCGCTAGCGGCGAAAAAACGAAAAGCGAATTGGCTGGGATCGGCGATTATGAGTTCATCCCTTGGACCGTCGGCCCGACGCTGTAG